Proteins encoded in a region of the Inquilinus sp. KBS0705 genome:
- a CDS encoding HAD family hydrolase, whose translation MARLKYSDIDERKKAFVFELDNVLYPEKDYYYQVYYLFANLLEYTDLNDAKETTDLMVNTYNTKGGDAVFDELVNVLKVDEKYRKNLEVLLLTAKLPLKLLLYQNMLSFMQEVVTDRKKLFIVTNGNPQQQLNKLRQVEWHGLQPYLVCYFADETSPKPEPDVLHLLMQQHNLQRRDLLMIENSETDRLCAEATGIDYINVNDLL comes from the coding sequence ATGGCACGATTGAAATATAGCGATATAGATGAACGCAAAAAGGCATTTGTATTTGAACTGGATAATGTACTTTACCCCGAAAAAGACTATTACTACCAGGTTTATTACCTGTTTGCTAACTTGTTGGAGTATACCGATCTAAATGACGCTAAAGAGACAACCGACCTGATGGTTAATACGTATAATACTAAAGGCGGCGATGCTGTTTTTGATGAGTTGGTTAATGTTTTAAAGGTTGACGAGAAGTATCGAAAAAATTTAGAGGTGCTATTGTTAACCGCTAAGCTTCCGTTAAAACTGCTATTATACCAAAATATGCTTAGCTTTATGCAAGAGGTGGTCACCGACCGTAAAAAGTTGTTTATTGTTACCAACGGCAACCCGCAGCAACAATTAAATAAGCTAAGGCAAGTAGAGTGGCATGGTTTACAACCTTATTTAGTTTGTTATTTTGCAGACGAAACATCGCCAAAGCCAGAGCCGGACGTACTGCATTTATTGATGCAGCAACATAATTTACAAAGGCGCGACCTGCTGATGATAGAAAACTCGGAAACCGACAGGTTATGTGCAGAAGCTACCGGCATTGATTACATTAATGTAAACGACTTATTGTAA
- a CDS encoding ABC transporter ATP-binding protein has product MLKAQSINKSYGKLHILKGVNLEVNRGEIVTIVGASGAGKSSLLNILGTLDNADSGQLYIDGVEVSKLNNKKLSEFRNHKIGFIFQFHHLLVEFNALENVCIPAFIAGVPRAEAETRAKELLEMLGLGHRLTHKPAELSGGEQQRVAVARALINKPALIFADEPSGNLDSVNALELHELFVRLRKDFNQTFVIVTHNEELAGMADRTILMKDGLIVNSL; this is encoded by the coding sequence ATGCTTAAAGCACAATCAATAAATAAATCATACGGCAAGCTGCATATTTTAAAAGGGGTGAACCTTGAAGTTAACCGCGGCGAAATTGTTACCATAGTAGGGGCATCCGGCGCAGGTAAAAGTTCGTTGCTTAATATTTTGGGCACTTTAGATAATGCCGACTCGGGCCAGTTGTATATTGATGGTGTAGAGGTTAGTAAGCTTAATAATAAAAAGCTGAGCGAGTTTCGTAACCATAAAATTGGCTTTATTTTTCAGTTCCATCATTTATTGGTAGAGTTTAACGCGCTTGAAAATGTTTGTATACCTGCATTTATAGCTGGTGTACCGCGCGCCGAAGCTGAAACAAGGGCAAAAGAGTTACTGGAGATGCTGGGGCTTGGCCATAGGCTTACCCATAAACCAGCCGAACTATCGGGAGGGGAGCAGCAACGTGTGGCTGTAGCAAGGGCATTAATTAATAAGCCGGCACTTATTTTTGCCGACGAGCCATCGGGTAACCTCGATTCGGTAAATGCGTTAGAATTGCACGAACTTTTTGTAAGGTTAAGAAAAGACTTTAACCAAACATTTGTAATAGTAACCCACAACGAGGAATTAGCCGGTATGGCCGACCGTACTATATTGATGAAGGATGGTTTGATAGTAAATAGCTTATAA
- the sucC gene encoding ADP-forming succinate--CoA ligase subunit beta, protein MNIHEYQGKAILKSFGVRVQEGIVADTPEEAVAAAQKMKEDYGSDWTVIKAQIHAGGRGKGGGVKLAKNAEQVKEIAGKIIGMQLVTPQTGPEGKLVKKVLVAQDVYYPGESETKEFYVSVLLDRAKGRNIIMYSTEGGMDIEEVAHSTPELIHKEEIDPKVGLQGFQARKIAFNLGLSGDAFKDMVKFITALYKAYDATDSSQFEINPVLKTSDNKILAVDAKVNLDDNALYRHPDYAALRDTDEEDPTEVEASKSNLNYVKLDGNVGCMVNGAGLAMATMDIIKIAGGEPANFLDVGGTANAQTVKAGFNIILSDPNVKAILINIFGGIVRCDRVAQGVIDAYHEIGNIPVPIIVRLQGTNAKEAKDLIDNSGLKVYSAILLKEAADRVKEVLAL, encoded by the coding sequence ATGAATATTCACGAATATCAGGGCAAAGCAATACTTAAAAGCTTTGGCGTTAGAGTACAGGAAGGCATAGTTGCAGATACACCCGAAGAGGCTGTAGCTGCTGCTCAGAAAATGAAGGAAGACTATGGGTCGGACTGGACAGTTATAAAAGCACAGATACACGCAGGTGGCCGCGGTAAAGGCGGTGGCGTTAAGCTGGCTAAAAATGCTGAACAAGTAAAAGAAATTGCAGGCAAAATTATAGGCATGCAATTAGTTACCCCACAAACCGGCCCCGAAGGCAAATTGGTTAAAAAGGTATTGGTTGCACAGGATGTATACTACCCCGGCGAAAGCGAAACAAAAGAGTTTTACGTAAGCGTATTGCTCGATCGTGCTAAAGGCCGTAATATCATTATGTATTCTACCGAAGGCGGTATGGATATTGAAGAAGTAGCGCATTCTACCCCTGAATTGATACATAAAGAAGAAATTGACCCTAAAGTAGGTTTACAAGGTTTCCAGGCGCGTAAAATTGCCTTTAACCTGGGCCTGTCAGGCGATGCCTTTAAGGATATGGTTAAATTCATTACTGCTTTATACAAAGCGTATGATGCAACCGATTCGTCTCAGTTTGAGATAAACCCCGTTTTAAAAACATCCGACAACAAAATTTTAGCTGTTGATGCTAAAGTAAACTTAGATGATAACGCTTTGTACCGCCACCCTGATTATGCCGCTTTACGCGACACTGATGAGGAAGACCCTACCGAGGTTGAAGCAAGCAAAAGCAACTTAAACTATGTTAAGCTTGATGGTAACGTTGGCTGTATGGTAAACGGAGCCGGCTTAGCTATGGCAACTATGGATATTATTAAAATAGCCGGCGGCGAACCTGCTAACTTCTTGGATGTTGGTGGTACAGCTAACGCGCAAACAGTTAAGGCTGGTTTTAACATCATCCTGTCTGACCCTAATGTTAAAGCTATCCTGATCAATATCTTTGGTGGTATTGTTCGTTGCGACCGTGTTGCACAAGGTGTTATTGATGCTTATCACGAAATTGGCAACATACCTGTACCTATCATCGTTCGTTTACAAGGAACAAATGCCAAAGAAGCTAAAGATTTGATAGATAACTCTGGACTTAAAGTATACTCTGCCATATTACTTAAAGAAGCAGCTGACAGGGTTAAAGAAGTTTTAGCCTTATAA
- a CDS encoding YceI family protein, with protein MATATKWVLDPMHSEVQFKVKHLVISTVSGFFKSFEGELTTTDDNFEDSDISFSLDVNSIDTNQAQRDEHLKSPEFFDAATYPKISFKSTSIKKTDDDEYTLNGDLTIKDVTKPVTLKAEFGGSTDDFYGNTKAGFEVTGKINRKEFGLTWDGVTEAGSIVVGEDIKLTINVQFAKQA; from the coding sequence ATGGCAACAGCAACAAAATGGGTATTAGACCCAATGCACTCAGAAGTACAATTTAAAGTTAAACACTTAGTAATATCTACCGTAAGCGGCTTTTTTAAATCGTTTGAAGGTGAGTTAACCACAACTGACGACAACTTCGAAGATTCGGACATCAGCTTCTCTTTAGATGTTAACAGTATTGATACTAACCAGGCACAACGCGATGAACACTTAAAAAGCCCGGAATTTTTTGATGCGGCAACGTATCCAAAAATCAGCTTTAAATCAACATCTATCAAAAAAACTGATGATGATGAATATACATTAAACGGCGACCTGACCATCAAAGACGTTACCAAACCGGTAACACTTAAGGCAGAGTTTGGCGGATCGACCGACGATTTTTATGGTAACACTAAAGCTGGTTTTGAAGTAACCGGAAAAATTAACCGTAAAGAGTTTGGTTTAACTTGGGACGGTGTAACCGAAGCAGGCTCGATAGTAGTTGGCGAAGATATTAAACTCACCATCAACGTACAGTTTGCTAAACAAGCGTAA
- a CDS encoding threonylcarbamoyl-AMP synthase produces MLIKIYPENPNEKAIEQVAEVLRKGGIIIYPTDTVYGLGCDITNQKAIERICKIRNIKPDKANFSFICYDLSHISDYIKPIDNTTFRVLKKALPGPFTFIFNASHAVPKLLSSNKKTVGIRVPDNNIARDIVKVLGNPILSTSIHDEDDIIEYSTDPELIHEKYEDLVDIVIDGGYGDNIPSTVVDCTSGDFEIIREGKGELEEYL; encoded by the coding sequence ATGCTGATAAAGATCTATCCCGAAAACCCCAACGAAAAAGCTATTGAACAGGTAGCCGAGGTGCTGCGTAAAGGTGGCATTATCATATACCCTACCGATACGGTTTATGGGCTGGGCTGCGATATCACAAATCAAAAAGCAATAGAGCGGATATGCAAGATCAGGAATATAAAGCCCGACAAAGCTAATTTCTCCTTTATTTGCTATGATCTTAGCCATATATCAGATTATATTAAACCCATTGATAACACCACTTTCAGGGTATTAAAAAAGGCATTGCCTGGGCCCTTTACCTTTATATTTAATGCCAGCCACGCGGTACCAAAGCTGTTAAGCAGCAATAAAAAAACGGTAGGTATACGCGTACCCGATAATAACATAGCCCGCGACATTGTAAAGGTTTTGGGTAACCCCATCCTATCAACATCAATACATGATGAAGATGATATAATCGAATACTCAACCGACCCCGAGCTGATACACGAGAAATATGAAGACCTGGTAGATATTGTAATAGATGGCGGCTATGGTGATAACATCCCGTCTACAGTAGTTGACTGCACCTCGGGCGATTTCGAAATTATCCGCGAAGGTAAAGGCGAGCTGGAAGAATATTTGTAA
- a CDS encoding tryptophan synthase subunit alpha — translation MNRLNKLFTAKNKNLLSIYFTAGYPALNTTIDIAEALEKAGADFLEIGFPYSDPVADGPTIQHSSQTALDNGMNLNLLFEQLKDLRSRVSLPILLMGYVNPIVQYGVERFCKQAAAVGVDGIIVPDLPMYEYEMLYSNYFEDNGLSNIFLVTPQTSEERIRKIDGLSNSFIYLLSSSSITGGNLQLTDSIEGYYTRIKGMQLKNPTIIGFGIADNASFSKACQYANGAIVGSAFVKLLAQDDYMKKIPGFIAGVKG, via the coding sequence ATGAACCGATTGAACAAGCTTTTTACTGCAAAAAATAAAAACCTGTTATCTATATATTTTACGGCCGGGTATCCTGCGCTTAATACTACAATTGATATTGCAGAGGCGCTGGAAAAAGCAGGAGCCGACTTCTTAGAGATCGGTTTCCCATACTCAGACCCGGTTGCCGATGGGCCAACCATTCAGCATAGTTCGCAAACGGCATTAGATAACGGCATGAACTTGAATTTACTGTTTGAGCAATTAAAAGATCTGCGTAGCCGTGTTAGCTTGCCTATTTTATTGATGGGCTATGTAAACCCTATTGTACAATACGGTGTAGAGCGTTTTTGCAAACAAGCCGCCGCGGTAGGGGTAGATGGCATAATAGTACCCGACCTGCCCATGTACGAGTATGAGATGCTATACAGCAACTATTTTGAAGATAACGGATTAAGCAACATATTTTTGGTTACGCCGCAAACATCAGAAGAGCGCATTCGCAAAATTGATGGATTGAGTAACAGCTTTATTTACCTGCTGTCGTCATCATCTATCACCGGTGGCAATTTACAGCTTACTGATAGCATTGAAGGTTATTACACCCGTATAAAAGGGATGCAACTGAAAAATCCAACAATTATCGGTTTTGGCATAGCAGATAACGCATCATTTAGCAAAGCTTGCCAATACGCAAACGGCGCCATTGTGGGTAGCGCTTTTGTTAAACTATTGGCGCAAGATGATTATATGAAGAAAATACCGGGATTTATTGCAGGAGTTAAAGGATAA
- a CDS encoding sodium:solute symporter — translation MAPGILLTFIIGYFLVLMVISYLTSKKSSDNDTFFVANRNSKWYLVAFGMIGTALSGVTFISVPGKVGAPSGDQFAYFQFVLGNAAGFIIIATVLLPLYYRLRLTSIYSYIEQALGTWSYKTAAGIFLLSRTIGSSFRLYLVVIVLQKFIFDSYGVPFAVTVLICLVLIWSYTFKGGLKTIIITDSLQTFFLVASVFLSIYFICKSLNYNVFEAAEAIKNSSYSKIFFLDDFMSSHFHLGKQFLGGLFITVGMTGLDQDLMQKNLSLKNIKEAQKNMFSFTGVFVIINIFFLSVGALLYIYAQRYGITVEKTDYLYPTIALKYLGVIPAMVFMLGLTAATFATTDSALTALTTSFCVDFLNFNKRGDTNSKKMVNVRHYVHIAFSGLMFLTIILFNALNNDAVVTAIFKVASYTYGPLLGLYSFGLFMSSRQVNDKLVPFICLISPAVCFFLSTESKALLGGYVFDNELIIVNGLITFAGLLLCSRSKAASTKVA, via the coding sequence ATGGCACCCGGAATATTACTCACGTTCATCATTGGTTACTTTTTGGTATTGATGGTGATATCGTACCTCACCTCAAAAAAATCATCAGATAACGATACTTTTTTTGTGGCCAACCGCAACTCTAAATGGTATTTGGTAGCTTTCGGGATGATAGGTACCGCGTTAAGCGGGGTTACCTTTATATCGGTACCAGGCAAGGTAGGTGCACCAAGCGGCGACCAGTTTGCCTATTTCCAATTCGTACTAGGTAATGCAGCGGGTTTTATTATCATCGCTACGGTGTTGCTGCCACTTTATTATCGCCTAAGGCTTACATCTATTTATAGTTACATAGAGCAGGCATTAGGCACCTGGAGTTATAAAACAGCAGCAGGCATATTTTTGCTTAGTCGTACTATCGGCTCGTCGTTCAGGCTATACCTGGTGGTTATTGTACTGCAAAAATTCATTTTTGATAGCTATGGCGTTCCCTTTGCGGTAACAGTGCTTATTTGTTTGGTGCTTATATGGTCGTATACGTTTAAAGGTGGCTTAAAAACCATTATAATAACCGATAGTCTGCAAACATTCTTTCTGGTAGCGTCGGTATTCTTATCCATCTACTTTATATGCAAAAGCCTCAATTATAATGTATTTGAAGCGGCCGAAGCCATTAAAAACAGCAGCTATTCTAAAATATTCTTCCTCGACGATTTTATGAGCAGCCACTTCCATTTAGGCAAGCAATTCCTTGGGGGTTTGTTCATTACTGTTGGTATGACAGGGCTTGACCAGGACCTTATGCAGAAAAACTTAAGCCTGAAAAACATTAAAGAAGCGCAAAAAAATATGTTCAGCTTTACCGGCGTATTTGTTATCATTAACATCTTCTTTTTAAGCGTGGGTGCCTTGTTGTACATATACGCGCAACGCTACGGCATCACTGTTGAGAAAACCGACTACTTATACCCTACCATCGCCTTAAAATACCTGGGCGTTATACCGGCAATGGTGTTTATGCTTGGTTTAACAGCCGCCACCTTTGCCACTACCGATTCGGCACTTACGGCGTTAACGACCTCTTTTTGTGTCGATTTTTTAAACTTTAACAAACGCGGCGATACAAATAGTAAAAAGATGGTAAATGTGCGCCACTATGTGCATATCGCGTTTTCGGGGCTGATGTTTTTAACAATCATCCTGTTTAACGCCTTAAATAACGATGCGGTAGTAACGGCTATATTTAAGGTAGCATCGTATACTTACGGGCCATTGTTAGGCCTGTATAGCTTTGGCTTATTTATGAGCAGCAGGCAGGTGAACGACAAACTGGTACCTTTTATCTGTTTAATATCCCCGGCTGTATGTTTCTTCTTAAGTACCGAATCTAAGGCACTTTTGGGTGGTTATGTTTTCGACAACGAGCTTATCATTGTGAACGGATTAATTACATTTGCCGGCTTGTTGCTGTGTTCGCGCAGTAAAGCGGCGAGTACTAAAGTAGCATAG
- a CDS encoding TIGR00730 family Rossman fold protein, whose amino-acid sequence MTGDEKIRQAFENKNWQEIKVTDSWQIFKIMAEFVDGFEKLAKIGPCVSIFGSARTHNDNKYYKLAENTARLLTERGYGVISGGGPGIMEAANKGAYEAGGKSVGLNIELPFEQFHNKYIDRDKILEFDYFFIRKVMFMKYSQGFIVLPGGFGTMDESFEAITLIQTGKIARFPIVFLGVDYWSGLFKWVEEKMLEHEHNISPDDLNLYRVVDTAEEAAEHIFRFYDKYVLKPNF is encoded by the coding sequence ATGACAGGCGACGAAAAAATAAGACAAGCATTCGAGAACAAAAACTGGCAGGAAATTAAGGTAACCGACTCCTGGCAAATATTTAAGATAATGGCCGAATTTGTTGACGGCTTTGAGAAGTTGGCCAAAATTGGCCCCTGCGTATCCATATTTGGGTCGGCACGCACCCATAACGATAACAAATACTACAAACTGGCCGAAAACACCGCGCGCCTGCTTACCGAGCGTGGTTATGGTGTAATATCGGGCGGCGGGCCTGGTATAATGGAGGCTGCTAACAAAGGTGCTTACGAAGCCGGGGGTAAATCGGTAGGTTTAAATATCGAGCTGCCCTTTGAGCAATTCCATAATAAATATATCGACAGGGATAAGATACTGGAGTTTGATTACTTTTTTATCCGCAAGGTAATGTTCATGAAATACTCGCAGGGTTTTATCGTTCTGCCGGGTGGTTTTGGTACCATGGATGAATCTTTTGAGGCTATAACCCTTATACAAACCGGTAAAATAGCCCGTTTCCCTATTGTATTTTTAGGCGTTGATTATTGGAGCGGCCTGTTTAAATGGGTAGAAGAAAAAATGCTGGAGCATGAGCATAATATTAGCCCTGATGACCTTAACCTTTACCGCGTTGTTGATACCGCCGAAGAAGCAGCCGAGCATATTTTCCGTTTTTACGACAAGTATGTATTAAAGCCAAACTTCTGA